From the genome of Streptomyces sp. V1I1, one region includes:
- a CDS encoding ABC transporter substrate-binding protein yields MSRPATGTALLLCTALFLTSACTSEPAVPPSDATVNIGFLAPLSGPAASAGAETKRGAELAVDIINGHHPSIPLPLGPGAGLPRLHNAKIKLQAADTAGPPSRGATQVARLVGTKHVVAMAGGYESAVTEAASARSERLKIPFVNGGSSASSLTERGLDWFFRTGPSDLSYGRVVFSLLKERQSKGTSVKRITVVHTDDQYGNDGSAMIKRLASHIDGKVVADIKVSAQSTDLSSHAQTASGSDPDVVLTLLYTPQALALRASFDRLAYRPPALIAFGGGYADPAFIQKDKRAAEGVCSRFAWSADLAQHNPTARAVADLYEQTYHAPMNDDAARAFTAVMSLAQAINDARSRTPADIRSALVNIDVPGRDTIMPWDGVKFDDNHQNIGARGIVEQIQNGRYRLVYPFDVANAQLQWPMADADGR; encoded by the coding sequence ATGTCAAGACCGGCCACCGGCACCGCCCTACTGCTGTGCACCGCCCTCTTCCTCACCTCCGCCTGCACAAGCGAGCCGGCCGTACCGCCATCCGACGCCACCGTGAACATCGGCTTCCTCGCGCCGCTGTCCGGTCCCGCAGCCTCAGCGGGCGCCGAGACCAAGCGGGGCGCCGAACTGGCTGTGGACATCATCAACGGCCATCACCCCTCGATCCCCCTGCCGCTTGGGCCAGGAGCAGGTCTTCCCCGCCTGCACAACGCCAAGATCAAGCTTCAGGCCGCCGACACCGCAGGCCCTCCCTCGCGTGGCGCCACCCAAGTGGCGCGGCTGGTGGGTACCAAGCATGTGGTCGCCATGGCCGGGGGATACGAATCAGCCGTCACCGAAGCCGCCAGCGCACGCTCCGAGCGACTGAAGATCCCCTTCGTGAACGGAGGTTCCTCGGCGTCATCGCTGACCGAGCGGGGACTGGACTGGTTCTTCCGCACCGGCCCCTCCGACCTGAGCTACGGCCGCGTGGTCTTCTCCCTGCTCAAAGAGCGCCAGAGCAAGGGAACTTCCGTCAAACGCATCACGGTCGTCCACACCGACGATCAATACGGCAATGACGGATCCGCCATGATCAAACGCCTTGCCTCCCACATCGACGGCAAAGTCGTCGCCGACATCAAGGTCAGCGCCCAGTCCACCGACCTGTCCTCCCACGCGCAAACGGCGAGCGGATCGGATCCCGATGTCGTCCTGACCCTGCTGTACACACCCCAGGCTCTGGCGCTGAGAGCCTCCTTCGACCGTCTCGCCTACCGGCCACCTGCGCTCATAGCCTTCGGAGGGGGCTATGCGGATCCGGCTTTCATCCAGAAGGACAAGCGGGCCGCGGAGGGCGTCTGCAGCCGCTTCGCCTGGTCTGCCGACCTGGCCCAGCACAACCCCACGGCCAGGGCTGTCGCAGATCTCTACGAGCAGACCTACCACGCCCCCATGAACGACGACGCCGCCCGTGCGTTCACAGCCGTCATGAGCCTCGCACAGGCGATCAACGATGCCCGGTCCCGTACGCCGGCCGATATCCGCTCAGCACTGGTGAACATCGATGTTCCAGGGCGGGACACGATCATGCCGTGGGACGGCGTGAAGTTCGACGACAACCATCAGAACATCGGAGCCCGGGGCATCGTTGAGCAGATCCAGAACGGGCGGTACCGCCTCGTCTATCCCTTCGATGTTGCCAACGCACAGCTGCAATGGCCCATGGCCGACGCCGACGGACGATAA
- a CDS encoding GntR family transcriptional regulator — MTAEVDQAALVNDRALLGRSSTADRVADILRTRIAEGYLPPGSKLSEDTIGNALGISRNTLREAFRLLTHERLLVHQLNRGVFVRMLTVQDVTDIYQVRRLIECAAVRNLGVPPYDLSPAEAAVAEGEKAAKEGAWRELGTANIHFHHAVVALAHSKRLDELMRGVLAELRLVFHAMDNPRSFHEPYLARNREILAALKAADRVKAELLLAAYLDDAEKQLVQKYSERIAEGGSHL, encoded by the coding sequence ATGACAGCCGAGGTCGACCAAGCCGCGCTCGTCAATGACCGCGCGTTGCTCGGGCGCTCCAGCACCGCCGACCGGGTCGCTGACATTTTGCGTACGCGCATCGCCGAGGGCTACCTGCCCCCGGGGAGCAAGCTCTCCGAAGACACCATCGGCAACGCCCTGGGGATCTCCCGCAACACTCTCCGAGAGGCGTTTCGTCTACTCACCCACGAGAGGCTGCTGGTCCACCAACTCAACCGCGGCGTATTCGTCCGTATGCTCACCGTGCAGGATGTCACCGACATCTACCAGGTACGCAGACTCATCGAGTGCGCAGCCGTACGCAATCTCGGGGTGCCGCCCTACGACCTGAGCCCGGCCGAGGCGGCGGTAGCCGAAGGGGAAAAGGCCGCCAAGGAAGGCGCCTGGCGCGAGCTGGGCACCGCCAACATCCACTTCCACCACGCCGTCGTGGCCCTCGCCCACAGCAAACGTCTGGACGAGTTGATGCGCGGTGTCCTGGCCGAACTGCGCCTTGTCTTTCACGCCATGGACAATCCGCGCAGCTTCCATGAGCCGTACCTGGCGCGCAACCGGGAGATCCTCGCCGCCCTCAAGGCAGCGGACAGGGTCAAGGCCGAGCTGCTACTGGCCGCTTACCTCGACGACGCCGAGAAACAGCTCGTCCAGAAGTACTCCGAGCGCATCGCCGAAGGTGGCTCACACCTGTAG
- a CDS encoding transposase, with protein MAAGQIMDPARWRAMFDQAMARIAGRFRRVEPRATARAYLLGLLSGVERKNCWQLAEQAGHARPGPMHRLLRGSHWDADAVRDEARAYILDHLGTARRIENSQVGVFLAYASSRAPALIDRRLYLPEHSWCSDAERRSAAGIPDDVAFATKPRLSWQTIAAALDTGVTLRLGDRRRSLRPGPAASYRSGGPRDGLRPGRRLHHPGADQPRPHPPPGGRSRRPPARRGLAPAKRRSRGAGPALSTTGPGSSPAPATTVTC; from the coding sequence GTGGCCGCAGGCCAGATCATGGACCCTGCCCGTTGGCGGGCGATGTTCGACCAGGCCATGGCCCGGATCGCGGGCCGGTTCCGGCGGGTAGAGCCCCGGGCCACCGCCCGTGCGTATCTGCTCGGGCTGCTGTCCGGCGTCGAACGGAAGAACTGCTGGCAGCTGGCCGAACAGGCAGGACACGCTCGCCCCGGGCCGATGCACCGCCTGCTGCGCGGCTCCCACTGGGACGCGGACGCTGTCCGCGACGAGGCCCGCGCGTACATCCTCGACCACCTCGGCACCGCCAGGCGGATCGAGAACAGCCAGGTCGGGGTGTTCCTCGCCTACGCTTCCAGTAGAGCACCGGCGTTGATCGACCGTCGGCTCTACCTGCCCGAGCACTCCTGGTGCTCCGACGCCGAGCGCCGCAGCGCGGCAGGAATCCCCGACGACGTGGCGTTCGCGACCAAGCCTCGCCTGTCCTGGCAGACGATCGCCGCCGCACTGGACACCGGAGTCACCCTCCGCCTGGGTGACCGGCGCCGAAGCCTACGGCCAGGACCCGCAGCTTCGTACCGCTCTGGAGGCCCGCGGGACGGGCTACGTCCTGGCCGTCGGCTGCACCACCCGGGTGCTGATCAACCACGGCCGCACCCTCCGCCGGGCGGACGCTCTCGCAGGCCGCCTGCCCGACGCGGCCTGGCACCGGCAAAGCGCCGGAGCAGGGGCGCAGGGCCCGCGCTTTCTACGACTGGGCCTGGATCCAGTCCGGCACCGGCGACCACCGTCACCTGCTGA
- a CDS encoding helix-turn-helix transcriptional regulator has translation MAPAEVGLPAGGVRRAAGLRREELAQLAGLSVDYIVRLEQGRATSPSPQVLSALARALRLSAAEREHLYLLAGQAAPGPGQLLAHIPPGVRRLLDQLDGAPLSVHDAAWNLILWNPRWAALFGDASALRGRERNIVWRHFAGLPSRVSHTPEQEARFEAAVVADLRAATARYPTDAGLRSLIKDLRGVSTDFARLWETGIVGVHETDTKTIHHPDVGILTLTCDVLMVPGSDLRIVAYTAAPGSDASDRLRLLDVIGPQAMTENSTPA, from the coding sequence ATGGCACCCGCCGAGGTCGGACTGCCCGCCGGCGGAGTACGGCGCGCCGCCGGACTGCGGCGCGAAGAACTGGCCCAGCTCGCCGGCCTGTCGGTGGACTACATCGTCCGCCTGGAACAGGGCCGGGCCACCTCCCCGTCCCCGCAGGTTCTGTCCGCGCTGGCCCGCGCTCTGCGGCTGTCGGCGGCCGAGCGCGAGCACCTGTATCTGCTCGCGGGCCAAGCGGCACCGGGCCCCGGGCAGCTGTTGGCTCACATCCCGCCCGGGGTTCGAAGGCTGCTCGACCAGTTGGACGGCGCACCGCTCAGCGTGCACGATGCGGCCTGGAACCTGATCCTGTGGAACCCGCGGTGGGCCGCCCTGTTCGGGGACGCGTCTGCGCTGCGCGGACGCGAGCGCAACATCGTGTGGCGCCACTTCGCCGGCCTGCCCAGCCGGGTCAGCCACACCCCCGAGCAGGAGGCCCGGTTCGAGGCGGCCGTGGTCGCAGATCTCAGAGCGGCGACCGCCCGCTACCCCACCGATGCCGGGCTGCGCTCCCTGATCAAGGACCTGCGGGGCGTCAGCACCGACTTCGCACGCCTGTGGGAGACGGGAATCGTGGGTGTCCACGAGACGGACACCAAGACCATCCACCACCCCGATGTCGGAATACTAACCCTCACCTGTGACGTCCTCATGGTTCCCGGCAGCGATCTACGCATCGTCGCCTACACCGCCGCCCCCGGCAGCGACGCCTCCGACCGGCTGAGGCTCCTCGACGTCATCGGCCCCCAGGCCATGACCGAGAACAGCACCCCGGCGTAG
- a CDS encoding LamB/YcsF family protein, translated as MTDIVIDLNADLGESFGRWILTDDEAMLSVVTSANIACGFHAGDPSIMHRVCDLAAKHGVKIGAHVSYQDLAGFGRRSMDVPPNELADKVSYQIGALQVFARAAGAPVAYVKPHGALYNRVVSDHEQASAVAAGTRLADSTLPVLCLPDSAMHVQAQRAGLPVINEAFVDRAYTATGTLVPRSIPGAVISDPRQVARRAVAFARERCVTTLDGESVSIRARSLCVHGDTPGAVELAKQVRTALEGAGVRVEAFA; from the coding sequence ATGACAGACATCGTGATCGACCTCAACGCAGACCTCGGGGAGAGCTTCGGGCGGTGGATCCTCACCGACGACGAGGCCATGCTGTCTGTGGTCACCAGCGCCAACATTGCCTGTGGCTTCCACGCGGGCGATCCCAGCATCATGCACCGAGTCTGTGATCTCGCGGCCAAACACGGTGTGAAGATCGGTGCACACGTGTCCTACCAGGACTTGGCCGGCTTCGGACGCCGGTCCATGGATGTGCCCCCGAACGAACTGGCTGACAAGGTCAGTTACCAGATCGGCGCACTCCAGGTGTTCGCCCGGGCCGCCGGAGCGCCGGTGGCCTACGTCAAGCCACATGGCGCGTTGTACAACCGCGTGGTGTCCGACCACGAACAGGCATCCGCCGTGGCTGCGGGCACCCGGCTCGCCGACTCCACACTGCCAGTGCTGTGCCTGCCCGACTCCGCCATGCACGTGCAGGCCCAGCGTGCCGGCCTCCCCGTGATCAACGAGGCATTCGTCGACCGTGCTTACACGGCGACGGGGACGCTTGTCCCCCGGTCCATCCCCGGTGCGGTGATCTCCGATCCCCGGCAGGTTGCCCGCAGGGCCGTCGCCTTCGCGCGAGAACGCTGCGTCACTACGCTGGACGGCGAATCCGTGTCCATACGAGCGCGCTCCCTGTGCGTGCACGGGGACACCCCCGGAGCGGTCGAACTGGCCAAGCAGGTACGCACGGCGCTGGAGGGGGCCGGAGTCAGGGTGGAGGCGTTCGCATGA
- a CDS encoding response regulator transcription factor, translating into MEVLRLAARGLSNRQIGERLSISNRTVGHHLVHIYDKTGRRSRAGVAVFAMEHRLLP; encoded by the coding sequence GTGGAGGTGCTCCGCCTGGCGGCCCGAGGTCTGAGCAACCGACAGATCGGCGAACGGTTGTCGATCTCGAACCGGACTGTGGGGCACCACCTGGTTCATATCTACGACAAGACCGGCCGACGCAGCCGGGCCGGTGTGGCGGTGTTCGCCATGGAGCATCGACTGCTGCCCTGA
- a CDS encoding MFS transporter yields MASTPTGPRAVGEEVAGPFSWYRSFTPQGRRAFKGAFGGFALDSYDFQVLPLSMVAIAAYFSLTQAQAGLLTTVTLVMSAIGGILAGVLIDRVGRAKTLMITVGTYALFTVVCGFATSFPMLLVSRALQGIGFGGEWAAGAVLVAEYARSRYRGRALAFIQSSWAVGWGLAVIVSTVVMDNLDPAIAWRVMFWTGALPAVLVVYVRRKVRDAPEVTKRLAEKDARVPLSSIFRGALVRKTFFATLLATGVQGGYYTIATWLPTYLKTERGLTVVGTGGYLSVLITGAFCGYLTAGYVVDLLGRKKSFALFAVLSGGLLLAYINIPQGANSLLLVLGFPLGFCASAIFSGFGSYLAELYPNAVRGTGQSFTYNVGRAIGAFFPTSVGFAAGSAGVGGALIYGVMGYAVALVALLGLPETRGTELT; encoded by the coding sequence GTGGCATCTACTCCAACCGGCCCCCGGGCAGTCGGCGAGGAGGTGGCTGGCCCGTTCTCCTGGTACCGGTCGTTCACCCCGCAGGGGCGCCGGGCCTTCAAGGGGGCGTTCGGCGGATTCGCTCTTGATTCCTACGATTTCCAGGTGCTGCCGCTGAGCATGGTCGCCATCGCAGCCTACTTCAGCCTCACCCAGGCGCAGGCAGGGCTGCTGACCACGGTCACGCTGGTGATGTCCGCGATCGGCGGCATCCTCGCCGGGGTACTGATCGACCGGGTCGGCCGGGCCAAGACCCTCATGATCACCGTGGGCACCTACGCCCTGTTCACCGTGGTGTGCGGCTTCGCCACGAGCTTTCCGATGCTGCTGGTGAGCCGCGCTCTTCAGGGCATTGGTTTCGGTGGTGAGTGGGCGGCCGGTGCCGTCCTGGTCGCCGAGTACGCCAGGAGCCGCTACCGCGGCCGGGCGCTGGCCTTCATCCAGAGCTCCTGGGCCGTCGGCTGGGGACTGGCGGTCATCGTGAGCACCGTGGTGATGGACAATCTTGACCCCGCCATCGCCTGGCGCGTGATGTTCTGGACCGGCGCCCTGCCGGCAGTGCTGGTGGTCTACGTGCGCCGCAAGGTCCGGGATGCCCCGGAGGTGACCAAGCGGCTCGCGGAGAAGGACGCGCGCGTCCCGCTGTCATCGATCTTCCGGGGCGCCCTGGTGCGCAAGACGTTCTTCGCGACTCTGCTGGCCACCGGCGTGCAGGGCGGCTACTACACCATTGCCACGTGGCTGCCGACCTACCTCAAGACCGAGCGTGGTCTGACCGTTGTCGGCACTGGGGGCTACCTGTCCGTGCTCATCACCGGCGCCTTCTGCGGCTACCTCACCGCCGGCTACGTCGTCGACCTCCTGGGACGCAAGAAGTCCTTCGCCTTGTTCGCGGTTCTCAGCGGAGGCCTGCTGCTGGCCTACATCAACATCCCCCAGGGCGCCAACAGCCTCCTGCTGGTCCTCGGCTTCCCCCTGGGCTTCTGCGCCTCCGCCATCTTCTCCGGATTCGGCTCCTACCTGGCCGAGCTCTACCCCAACGCGGTCCGGGGCACGGGCCAGAGCTTCACCTACAACGTCGGACGCGCCATCGGAGCCTTCTTCCCGACCTCAGTGGGCTTCGCGGCAGGCAGCGCGGGCGTCGGCGGCGCTCTCATCTACGGCGTCATGGGCTACGCCGTCGCCCTCGTCGCCCTCCTCGGCCTACCCGAAACCCGCGGCACCGAACTCACCTAA
- a CDS encoding CPBP family intramembrane glutamic endopeptidase — MRIFLAVAVLVVVNALNNRLAPELYVPVCLAAAAVLILIARWDGITWGGLGLGEATLGRGLRWGLILAGAVLFSYLMALAVPITRPLFLDERADDLSVGQLLFRVLIRVPFGTVLLEEVAFRGVLWAMVERRWGVTWATSVSSILFGFWHVLPSLGITRANSAVGAVFGHSTLGVALSVAAAIVGTAAAGVVFCELRRRSGSLLTSAALHWALNGEGYILAWGADRWWGAS, encoded by the coding sequence ATGCGGATCTTCCTGGCCGTCGCCGTTCTCGTAGTCGTCAACGCGCTTAACAACCGGCTCGCACCCGAGTTGTACGTCCCCGTCTGCCTCGCCGCGGCCGCGGTGCTGATTCTGATTGCTCGCTGGGACGGCATCACTTGGGGCGGCCTCGGACTCGGCGAGGCGACGCTCGGCCGCGGACTGCGGTGGGGGCTGATCCTGGCCGGGGCGGTGCTGTTCAGCTATCTGATGGCGTTGGCCGTTCCGATCACCCGCCCATTGTTCCTGGATGAGCGTGCCGACGACTTGTCCGTGGGCCAGCTGCTGTTCCGGGTGCTGATCCGCGTGCCGTTCGGCACCGTACTGCTCGAGGAAGTCGCGTTCCGGGGCGTCTTGTGGGCCATGGTCGAGCGGCGATGGGGCGTCACCTGGGCAACATCGGTCTCCTCGATCCTGTTCGGCTTCTGGCATGTGCTTCCCTCGCTGGGCATCACCAGAGCCAACAGTGCGGTCGGGGCCGTCTTCGGCCACAGCACGCTCGGCGTCGCGCTGTCTGTTGCCGCGGCCATCGTCGGCACAGCGGCCGCGGGCGTGGTCTTCTGCGAACTGCGTCGCAGATCCGGCAGCCTGCTGACATCCGCGGCGCTGCACTGGGCCCTGAACGGGGAGGGGTACATCCTCGCCTGGGGGGCAGACCGGTGGTGGGGCGCCAGTTGA
- a CDS encoding putative hydro-lyase, with product MTTVADPQALTPGEARAMFRDGASFSTAGWCATYTQVNLIAVPADWAYDVLLFCQRNPKPCPVLDVTDPGSWSTTLAAGADLRTDVPRYRVWEDGRVVDEPSDVIDAWGTDLVTFLIGCSFTFEAALTDAGVPMRHVDQGRNVAMYQTTRECRPAGRLHGHMVVSMRQIPVDLVGTATRVSGLMPSVHGGPVHIGEPGALGIEDLACPDFGDPVDAEPGDVPVFWACGVTPQAALMASRPPFAITQAPGYMLITDARDTDYRLA from the coding sequence ATGACGACAGTCGCCGATCCGCAGGCCCTGACCCCCGGCGAGGCGCGAGCGATGTTCCGGGACGGCGCGAGCTTTTCCACCGCAGGGTGGTGCGCCACTTACACCCAAGTCAATCTCATCGCGGTCCCCGCCGACTGGGCGTATGACGTCCTCCTGTTCTGCCAGCGCAACCCCAAGCCCTGTCCCGTCCTGGATGTCACCGACCCGGGGTCCTGGTCCACGACACTGGCCGCCGGCGCCGACCTGCGCACCGACGTCCCCCGCTACCGCGTCTGGGAGGACGGCCGAGTGGTCGACGAACCCTCCGACGTCATCGATGCCTGGGGTACCGACCTGGTCACCTTCCTCATTGGATGCAGTTTCACCTTCGAGGCCGCGTTGACCGACGCAGGCGTACCGATGCGCCACGTCGACCAGGGGCGCAACGTAGCGATGTACCAAACGACCCGCGAGTGCCGCCCGGCCGGCCGGCTGCACGGCCACATGGTGGTGTCCATGCGGCAGATCCCGGTCGACCTCGTCGGCACCGCGACCCGCGTGAGCGGGCTGATGCCCTCAGTGCATGGAGGTCCAGTACACATCGGGGAACCCGGCGCTCTGGGCATCGAGGACCTTGCGTGTCCGGACTTCGGTGACCCGGTGGATGCCGAGCCGGGCGATGTGCCCGTGTTCTGGGCGTGCGGCGTCACGCCGCAGGCCGCTCTGATGGCCTCGCGTCCGCCATTCGCGATCACTCAGGCACCCGGATACATGCTGATCACCGACGCCCGAGACACCGACTACCGCCTCGCATGA
- a CDS encoding biotin-dependent carboxyltransferase family protein, whose protein sequence is MSGGKLEVVRAGALTTIQDLGRFGHASLGVPRSGALDQPAHRLANRLVGNPADAATLETTLTGVAVRTTHAAIVAVTGAPAPVRVNGRPAAWASAVHLPAGAVLEVGTVTSGLRSYVAISGGVAVPPVLGSRSTDLLSGLGPAPLRGGETLPLGEVVGSPLHADTVVWQGPPQELVLPVLLGPRDDWFTTTAVNTLATARFRVSPNSNRIALRMDGPTLERAVHREMPSEGMVVGAVQVPPDGKPVVFLADCPTTGGYPVIGVVPENRLPTAAQAVPGLQVRFVPDRRRH, encoded by the coding sequence ATGAGCGGCGGCAAGCTGGAAGTCGTACGGGCCGGCGCGCTCACCACCATCCAGGACCTGGGCCGGTTCGGTCACGCCAGTCTGGGTGTGCCGCGCTCCGGGGCACTCGACCAGCCGGCACACCGACTGGCGAACCGACTGGTGGGCAACCCCGCCGATGCGGCAACACTGGAGACCACCCTGACCGGGGTGGCCGTGCGCACCACCCACGCCGCGATCGTTGCGGTGACCGGGGCTCCCGCACCGGTGCGGGTCAACGGCCGGCCGGCGGCGTGGGCAAGTGCGGTACACCTGCCGGCCGGCGCCGTGCTCGAGGTAGGTACAGTCACCAGCGGCTTGCGCAGCTATGTCGCCATCAGCGGAGGCGTCGCGGTACCTCCCGTCCTCGGAAGCCGCTCCACCGACCTGCTCTCCGGCCTGGGCCCGGCCCCACTCAGGGGCGGGGAGACCTTGCCCCTGGGCGAGGTAGTGGGTTCACCGCTCCATGCCGATACGGTGGTGTGGCAAGGGCCCCCTCAGGAACTGGTGCTTCCTGTACTGCTGGGCCCGCGGGACGACTGGTTCACCACCACCGCGGTCAACACGCTCGCCACAGCCCGCTTCCGTGTCTCTCCCAACAGCAACCGCATCGCGCTGCGGATGGACGGGCCCACTCTCGAGCGGGCTGTGCACCGTGAAATGCCAAGCGAAGGCATGGTGGTGGGGGCGGTCCAGGTGCCGCCCGATGGGAAACCTGTCGTCTTCCTTGCTGACTGCCCCACAACCGGTGGCTATCCCGTGATCGGTGTCGTACCCGAGAACCGGCTGCCCACGGCCGCCCAAGCGGTGCCGGGCCTTCAGGTCAGGTTCGTGCCGGACCGCCGCCGTCACTGA
- a CDS encoding nuclear transport factor 2 family protein codes for MPPHRALAIIWLIEWVVTAGLPYGGTYRGRDAVLANVFARFDTEWEDFAVAPAELFAVEDVVIALGNYQGRRRETGKAMTARFVHVWRFEHGVPVAFETIADTRTMVAAMA; via the coding sequence ATGCCGCCACACCGAGCCTTGGCGATCATTTGGCTGATCGAGTGGGTCGTCACCGCGGGATTGCCGTACGGCGGAACCTACCGCGGCCGTGACGCGGTGCTGGCCAACGTTTTCGCCCGGTTCGACACCGAGTGGGAGGACTTCGCGGTTGCTCCAGCTGAGCTCTTTGCCGTTGAGGACGTGGTGATCGCGCTCGGCAACTATCAGGGGCGACGCCGTGAGACCGGTAAGGCGATGACGGCACGCTTCGTCCACGTGTGGCGCTTTGAGCACGGTGTGCCGGTCGCCTTCGAGACCATCGCGGACACCCGCACCATGGTCGCCGCCATGGCGTAA
- a CDS encoding allophanate hydrolase subunit 1, whose translation MRLRPVGEDSLLVDLDTPEEAQAWHAQFLSRRSAGTLAPVREIVPGEKTVLLYGVSDVDALEAELRHWSVPTLAADSGPLLEIPVHYNGADLGAVAELWGVAEAEVVRIHSGIEHRVAFCGFAPGFAYMIGLGEKYHVPRRAAPRTSVPAGSVALAGPYTGVYPRASPGGWQLIGTTHVRLWDMEREPAALLTPGMRVRFVPREPGFESTDGSAAGTNAERRIA comes from the coding sequence ATGAGACTGAGGCCGGTTGGAGAGGACTCCCTCCTTGTTGACCTGGACACGCCTGAAGAGGCCCAGGCCTGGCACGCCCAGTTCCTGAGCCGCCGCAGCGCAGGAACACTGGCGCCGGTGCGCGAAATCGTGCCCGGAGAGAAGACCGTTCTCCTGTACGGGGTGTCCGATGTCGACGCCTTGGAGGCGGAGTTGCGCCACTGGTCCGTGCCCACGCTTGCGGCCGACAGCGGACCCCTCCTGGAAATCCCCGTGCACTACAACGGGGCAGATCTCGGTGCGGTCGCCGAACTGTGGGGGGTCGCCGAAGCCGAGGTGGTCCGGATCCACAGCGGCATCGAACACCGAGTGGCCTTCTGCGGATTCGCCCCAGGATTCGCGTACATGATCGGGCTCGGCGAGAAGTACCACGTGCCGCGCCGTGCCGCACCGCGCACCTCGGTACCCGCCGGCTCGGTAGCGCTTGCAGGCCCTTACACCGGCGTCTATCCGCGTGCCTCCCCCGGCGGCTGGCAACTGATCGGAACGACCCACGTGCGCCTGTGGGACATGGAGCGCGAGCCCGCAGCGTTGCTGACCCCCGGCATGCGAGTGCGGTTCGTCCCCCGGGAGCCCGGGTTCGAGAGCACTGACGGATCTGCAGCGGGAACGAATGCCGAAAGGCGCATCGCATGA
- a CDS encoding SDR family oxidoreductase translates to MTTTLITGANKGLGFETARRLIEAGHTVYLGARDARRGREAAAKLGTRFVQIDVTDEDSVKAAAEFIREDAGHLDVLVNNAGIVGAGKPVGEVTGSDMQTTYDTNVFGVVRVTHAFLPLLQASDAPVVVNVSSGLGSLAATGDPGRVEFHVALLDYNSSKTALVMVTSQYAKAYPAIRFNAVDPGYTATDLNGHQGTNSVEEGAEIIVRMAAIGADGPTGGFFDKAGPVVW, encoded by the coding sequence ATGACCACCACACTGATCACCGGAGCGAACAAGGGCCTCGGCTTCGAGACGGCCCGCCGCCTGATCGAGGCCGGACACACCGTCTACCTCGGGGCACGCGATGCCCGGCGCGGGCGGGAGGCGGCCGCCAAGCTCGGCACCCGCTTCGTCCAGATCGACGTCACCGACGAGGACTCCGTCAAAGCCGCCGCCGAATTCATCCGCGAGGACGCCGGCCACCTCGACGTCCTGGTCAACAACGCCGGGATCGTCGGCGCGGGCAAGCCGGTCGGCGAAGTCACCGGATCCGACATGCAGACCACCTACGACACCAATGTCTTCGGCGTCGTGCGCGTCACGCACGCCTTCCTGCCGCTCCTGCAGGCCAGCGACGCCCCGGTCGTCGTCAACGTCAGCAGCGGCCTGGGCTCGCTGGCGGCGACCGGCGACCCGGGCCGCGTTGAGTTCCATGTGGCGCTGCTGGACTACAACTCCTCCAAGACGGCGCTGGTCATGGTCACCTCGCAGTACGCCAAGGCGTACCCCGCCATCCGGTTCAACGCCGTCGACCCCGGCTACACCGCCACCGACCTCAACGGCCACCAGGGCACCAACAGCGTCGAAGAGGGCGCGGAGATCATCGTCCGCATGGCCGCCATCGGAGCCGACGGCCCGACCGGCGGCTTCTTCGACAAGGCCGGCCCGGTCGTCTGGTAA